GACAAGGCAATCCCGGTGCTGGGACGGACCTAACCCCAAAAGCCTCTCAGCCGAATGGCAATTTCCCCAGACACATGAGCCAGCAGAGTGTAGATATCAATGGCTTCCAGAGCGGACGGCACAGCCCTGATGCCTTTGCCAATCTGAGCGCCCGTTACCAGTAGCTTTTTCTCCCAACAACCCTGTTTCTGGAAGGCGCTTTGAAAGTATTTCCTTCTCTGTATATTCACCTGCTGTATCTGATCTTGGCGAATGTAGTGGTGAACAATTGGTTGCATCATTGGCTGGCGTTTGTGATTTTGGCATTAGAATGAAAGTTGCGGGCGTTGTTTGAGCTCGGTGTATGCTACGTTACAGCTGGACATTAGCAAGAGTATATAGTAGAATCCAGGCACAAAATGGACACCGCCGTCTATAAAGACAACTCCTACAGATCGATCCAAGTTTTACTATGTTCCATTGATATTACAGGGACAGCACATAAAATAATATCCAGAAACCCAGGAGGTATCACATGTACATAAGTTTAACAAGTTGACCAATTGGCAAAACACAACTCTTACGACCACAGATCCCGCTCAAGAAGTTTCTTcgtctttttcttctgcctccaACCCCCGAACCAGTCCCCTCCCCAAGCCGTCCACGACGGCCGTGTCCTTGTCCACTGCGGAATCTGCACGCCTAACCAGGCGGTCCGCTTTCGCTGGCCCCACGGCCAGCGCCACGACGTCGGCCACGACAGAGAGAGCGAAGACGACGGGGCaacagaagacgaagacgaaaacCACCGACGGAACGGCGAGAGCTTGCCATCGCGCTTCCCGCTCGCTTCTTTCCGGAAACTCTCGATGATCCGGTCGAATTGTCTCTCGCGGTTCTCGAGGTCGCGTTGGCGGGTGGCGGATCGCCAAGCCTGTTGTTCGGCGGGGTCGAGGCACCAGGCTACGATGTCGCCTTTGCGGCGCCAGTCGTCGTGCCAGGCTGTGTTGAAGGTGCGGTAGCATTCGGCGTAGGAGCTGGCGCGGAGGAGGGACTGCAGGGTTGGCTCGAGTTgcgcgaagaagatgaggtaGTCAGGCCATTCGTGGCTGGCGTCGTTGGTGCTTGTCGTCGACGGGTGCTGGGGGCGTGGTTGCGCGGAGAGATAGGATGGTTTCCGGGAGATGTGGCGGAGGCCGCCGGCCATGTGCTCGCGGAGGAACCGGGCGGGGTTGGCGTAGAATTGGTCTGCTTCGTCTATGTAGGTGGCTTTTTGGGCGGCGGTTTGGTCAACGGGGGGCTCACAGGTTAGAGCCCAGGCGTGGATTGTGGGGTAGATGAGGTGGGAGCGCCAGGGGGTGCTGTGGCAGGGCATGAGGAAGCCGGCTGTGATTCCGTGCGGAGAGGGGTCTTTGACTGAGGGCCTGAGGTTCGAAGGAGTTTGAGCAGCCGGAGCATGTAGCTCGTGCTGTTGCCGGAGGTATGAAAGGATATTGGACGGTCCGGATGCGTGGTAGATGGTCGTGTAGAGGGCAATAACGATATTGACCAGCAATAGGAAGATGAGGGTGAGCCGCCTGGGCGTATATGATCGGGACGAGCGGATGACTGCAGGGAGGAAGTAGTCCACCAGAGGTGGTGCGCTAAGGATGTGGAGAGATGGTAGAAGCGGATAGATGAATCGCACTTCCTTGTGAGAAACCAGGGACAGGACAAAAGGCATAATTACGCATATCAGCGCAAGCTGCGCTTGCACGAGAGACTGCAAGTGCCCCAAGCCGAACGTTCGAACTTGGGCCAGAGCGCGGTACAGGCCAACGAGAGCGAACGGCAGTGCGGTGGTAAGTAAAAGGGGAAACCCTTGCGAGACATAATAATGCCAGTCATTTCTCCCATAGAAGACCGCAAGAGACTGTGCAATGTTAAAGTACAGGAATCTCAAAGGAGGAAAGGTCCAGCTTCCGTAGAAGAGCCGATCCACCACGCACGATAGACCAAGAACGGCACACCTATGAATTCATCAGCTAACATTTTCTGCAACATGCCTGGCAATATCAGCTCACCCGCAAAGCAATACTTCGCGTACCAGAATCGCCCTCCTGTCCCAAGAAGTTCGAAACCATGCGACACTGGCCAAACCCATCCAGATGAGAATATTTGTCGGTCGTAGAATACAGGCGACAGCTGCTAGGGATAGGCATTGACGTAGCCTACGCTGCCGCGTCAGATATGTATGATCAAATGGACGTCCACCATACCTTTGTAGCGAGTCTGACCCCTCTGGACCCCTCTGAGCACGCTCCCTGCTGGCCGCGCGAGTAGCCTTCTTGCGAACCGGTGTCTCAAATGACCAACTCCAGGGCCACAAGTAGAGAGCGACAATGGTAATCGTGGTCTCCAGGCAATTCGACAATGTCCTGGTCGAACAAAACCATTGCCATGGGCTAACGACCGTCAAGGCAAGCTTTGACAGTCAACCTCGGTCCTCGTATCGATAATTAGGCAGACAATGAGATGAACATACAGTAGCCCAAGCCTCGTAACTTCGAGCGCCATAGACATAGCGAGCCAACTTCCAAGTATAAAAGTCCCCGAGCCCCGCGATTACCGCCTGCGCAGTCTTGGGAGCGGCGACGAGAAGATCCGCACGCGATGCGAGGGagaggcggagaagctgggcgACGACATCGGCGGCGGAGTAGACAGCGGCgaagaggagaggatggatgGAAGACCTCAGTTGATGCCTCCATTCCTATATTGGTGACATCCAGTATTCATAAGTTAGTAGCTGGAATGATGTGACTGTTTGCAACAAATTCGAATGCAAGGCAAGGCTGCACACGATAATGCTGGGGGGATGCGACTCCACTAACCCAGGTTATCCATGCCCCCTGGTTTTCTCCAAACGCGATTTGCCAGGCAGGTTCAAGGGACTGAAAAAATTCATCGGGTTGGAAGAAGGTGCGAACAGTGAATGCGTTGACCAGCCGAAAAGCGATTAAGGACAGAAGGATATTGGTTGCCAACGGCGTTGTTGATGTCGGTGATGTTTTGGTATTActtgatggaggagaccgCGGCCTCAGGCGCGAAGTCGGCGGTGGGGAGTGAAACGAcggagacgacgaagaggacgatgacgtgAAGGACTTCCTTCGACGCGACGAGGACATGGTCGTAGGCAAATTTCACCGGGCGTATCTAACCCCGTGATAACCTCCGATGCCAGCAAGAGAGTAACAAAATCAATAAACTACCTAATAGAGCGGCCAAGAGGACAAAGTGTCCGGGCCGGCAAAAAGCGACGGGATCCGCCCCGGTCATGCAGTGGAGGCGCGGAATCGATGAGTAATGGACCGGACGCCAGTGGACAAATGGACGAACCGGAAGCCCCAGATCGGACAGGCGAGGAAGGATTAAAGTCAGGTGGAAAGCAAGCTGACTGGATGACCGGAGGGAATGTGGATCACCGACATCATGGTCGCTGGGGATAGCGCGTAGACCTGCACTTAGCGATATACAGCGGGTAAACCTGCACTTAGGGGTCTAGTCCTCCTTCGGTGCCCATGTCTCTCGCCTCCAAAAGGCGACACCAGCGGGTCTCAAACGTTGCAGGATTGGAATGGTGATTTCTACCaccttgctcttctgccgtttttccttcttttcttaCCGTGCTCAATTCTAACGGGTGTTTCCCATCTTCGTGCTATTAAAGGACGGTAACTCGCCCGTCTCGGACTGCTCAGCGGACATTTCCTCCCTACGTTATCTTCCTCGACTACCCTCCTCACTCCCCCTCGATAGCTTCGACGCTTCTTACTTCATATAATTCTTGATCAAGAACAATCTCTTTCAAGCTCACCTCCTCGCTTCTTTCCGCCAGCATGTCTGCCAACGGAACCAGTTTTTACCATGCGTCCTCCACGCAGGAGGCCATCCaggcggagaaggagttcGCAGCCCACAACTATCACCCTCTCCCTGTTGTCTTCGCTCGTGCCCAGGGCACCTCCGTTTGGGATCCTGAAGGCCGCCACTACCTCGACTTCCTGTCAGCGTACTCTGCCGTCAACCAAGGCCATTGCCATCCCAAGTTGGTGGCTGCACTTGTCGACCAAGCCTCACGCTTGACCTTGAGTTCTCGTGCCTTCTACAATGATGTATTCCCCCGGTTTGCCGAGTTTGTCACCAAGTACTTTGGTTTCGACATGGTTCTGCCCATGAACACAGGAGCAGAAGCCGTGGAAACGGGAATCAAGATTGCTCGTAAGTGGGGCTATAAGGTTAAGGGCATTCCGGAGAACCAAGCCGTTGTTCTGAGCGCGGAGAATAACTTTCACGGACGTACTGTAAGTGCACGCGAGAATCAATCGACCCGATCATGGTGTATTGAccagccttcttcatctAGTTCGCCGCTATTTCTCTGTCTTGCGATCCCGAGTCGCGCGAAAACTACGGTCCGTATCTGCCAGGTATCGGATGCACAATCCCTGGAACCGATAAGCCCCTCAAGTATAATGACAAGGCAGCCTTGCGGGAGGCCTTTGAGAACGCGGGACCCAACCTTGCCGCCTTCCTGGTAGAGCCTATTCAGGGCGAAGCAGGCATTGTCGTTCCCGACGATGACTATCTGCGGGAGGCGAGAGCTCTGTGTGATAAGCACAATGTCCTGCTCATCTGTGATGAGATTCAGACGGGTATTGCCCGTACAGGCAAATTGCTCTGCCATGAGTGGAGCGGAATCAAGCCCGATCTGGTTCTGCTGGGCAAGGCTATTTCCGGTGGCATGTACCCTGTGTCGTGTGTCTTGGGTCGCAAAGACGTCATGCTCACCATTGAGCCTGGTACCCACGGTTCCACCTACGGCGGTAACCCTCTAGGCTGTGCTGTGGCTATCCGAGCCTTGGAGGTCATTCAGGAGGAACACATGGTTGAAAGAGCTGAGAAACTCGGTCACGTCCTCCGCAAGGGCCTGGAGGCTATTCGGAGTCCAATCATCCAAACTGTTCGTGGCAAGGGATTACTCAATGCGATTGTCATTGACGAGTCCAAAACCAATGGACACACCGCCTGGGATCTCTGTATgctgatgaaggagaagggttTGTTGGCCAAGCCAACCCATCAGAACATTATTCGCCTTGCTCCTCCACTTGTGAtcactgaagaagagatccaGAAGGCAGTGAAGATCATTGCAGAGGCAGTTTCTGAGCTTCCAAACCTCAAGGGCGAGGCAGAGGACAAGGTCATCCCAAGCCCAGAGAAGAACGTTAAGATCAGCCTTGACAATTAAGGAGAGTTTGGCAAAGACTTTCGAGTTCCCTTGGAACTGAGGAACACCCACCACACAACGCATTAAGCGGTTGCCCACGGTCTTCTACCCATCCTCCGCTATGCAAGTGTGAACACAACCCGACCCAAGACGGTAAATGTCTGCTGGCCGCTGGAAGTGGAGGATTGAGAGACTGTCTCGCTCAAAGCGACGAAATTACCCATCGACAGTCGATGGCTTGCTTATTTCCCATAAGGATGGGACAGCGACTTGATGCCAGTTACGAATGAACTAGTCTATGTTTGATAGTGAGGACTTAGTCTGATTTTTAGAATGCAATCAATTCTAGCGTCTTTTATATGTCTTAAGAAAGCAAACAACAAGCCAAgtgtctactccgtagagcAAATGGCTTGAGATAGACCATATGTCTACTCGTTttcatccccctcttctCAGCGCACTTTTTTCCTTCGTTGCCCATTTCATTTCGTACAGCTGAGAGGAAGAACTCAGATAAGGCTAACCTGGAAAGCTTAGCCCCTTGTCGGAAGAGGATCGGAGCCCGATTCACCGATCATTTAGTGATATGTCATTATGTGTCTATTACGAATACGAGGCCAGTCGGTGACGCGGAGGCAACAAGCTCCTCCCCACCTCAGGACAACAGGCATTCCAAGATATGGGCTGTTGCTTAACAACTGGTTCGTAAAATCATGGGGAAGAAATGTATCACCTCGGATTTAACAATGATTTATCTCCTTTCAATCCACCGATTTGACACGGTCGGGCATAGGTTGCCGGGTCATTATCGCGCTTTTTTGACTACTAAATGCGCTATTTCCCTGGCCTTTAATCGTGCAGTGATTTAACTCGAACAATAGGTCGTGAACAAGGGAGAGGTAGTCGCAAGTGGATGATATTCCCACGTCCCTTGCATACTCTCATTCTCAATATTGGTTGATTGTTCGACACCCAGTCTCTCATTATCAATAGTCCCGCGAGAACTGATTAATTTCCTGTTTAGCAGGTCAAATCATCACAGGCCTCGGCAATTCATCGTTTAATAATCCTGCAACTGACTAGTGCACAACAACCATATCTCTGTTGGAATCTTCGCACACGATTAGTTGGACATTGTCTTTCAGGTTTGTATCTCCACTGCTCAATTCATTTCCgtttgatgatgacttgTGGGCGATCCTTGACCTGCAGCAGGATTCATCCTAGACGACTTTCTCAAGTTGTGAATTGGCGCCATACACATAAACAAGGCATGCAATTGGCAGTATCGCGCCAATCCTTAGTACCTTCATCTGCAACCGATGATCAGCCACGGAGTCGGCTTGAGAGACTTGATCAACGGGCCCAGCCAATAATACTGAGTCTCCTGGTTTAGGAAAGAGGTAAGCAACCATTTTCTCATCTAACTCCAGTCTGATCGGCTGTCAATACACCATTCAAACCATACGATAACGGAGTTGCGCGGCATCATGTTCGTACAGAACAAGTGGAATGGCTCACTAACTTGACGAACTTCGCAGAACATTGGGTAGCAAAGAGATACGAAGTTTGGTGCATCTTATCATATACCCCGGGGACGCTctacacacacacacacactctCTCTCTAACACTACGCGAGTTTCGATACATGATGGTGTCGGAAATTTAATGTCATTTCAGGCTGATTCACAAACAAAAAGAGATGAGCAAGACTCCACAACCTCCACTGGAGGTGATAGCGCCTCAGGCGAAACTACCGGTTGAACAGAATCAGAAAGAGGGCTCGAATGACCAAGCTGCTTCTCCCCAGCCACAGCTGTCCAAATGGCGCAAGTTGAATCCTTTGCGACTGCAAAATGTACCCCCTGTTCCCAGCGAGAGACAAGTGACTCGGGAATATGGGGCGAATATCCTTAGTCGCATCTTCTTCGAGTGGATGACCCCCTTTATGAAGGTTAGTTCGGAATCTCGAAACCCAGAATGTCAGCAATGTTTACAGAATTGAATAGGTGGGTTATCTTCGACCATTGGAACCCGAGGATATATGGACCATCAACCCGGATAGAGCAGTGGATACCTTGTCGGCCAAGCTTGGTCTGGCTTTTAAGAAACGAATCGAGCAAGGGAGCAAGAAACCTCTGGCGCGGGCTCTTATCGACACTCTAAAACATGATCTTTTGATTGGTGGTATATGCCAGCTTGTTGGAATGATGTGCATGATTCTATCGCCATACGTGGTCAGGCACCTTATCACTTTCTCGACCGAAGCATACGCAGCCCATATTCGCGGAATACCTGGGCCCCATATTGGACCAGGCTTGGGCTACGCCTTTGGCCTTTATGCCATGCAAGTGCTGCAGAGTTTGACTATGAACCAGGCGTTGTATCGAGGTATGGTTGTCGGAGGAATGGCCAAAGCGGGCCTTACATCTCAAATCTTCGCCAAAGCGATGAGGCTGTCGAATCGTGCGAGAGCTGGCGGAAAGCAGGCCAATGACACCGGACCCAAATCTGCCGAAGGAAGTCCATCCGGAGCAGCAGCAAACGATGCGGCGAAGGAGACTGCCGGCTGGAGTAATGGACGTATCACGACATTGTTGGGCGTGGATGTGGATCGTATCGATACGGCTTCCGGCATGCTTCATATGCTTTGGGTTGCACCCATCGGTCTTATCGTCGCTCTAATCATCCTGATTGTCAACATCGGCTACAGTGCACTTGCCGGGTACGCCCTCCTGGTTGTCGGAGTATTTGCCCTGGCATGGGCTATGCGCCTCCTGGTGCAATTTCGGAGGGCCATCAATAAAATCACCGATCAGCGAGTCACTTTGACAAGAGAAATATTGTACAGTGTGAGGTTCGTGAAGTTCTTTGGCTGGGAAAGCAGCTTCCTCAAGCGTCTCGAGGCTGTTCGCAATCGCGAGATCGGCTCCATCAAACGGCTCTTGTTTGTCCGACACGCTGTTGTGGTGTGCATGGTTTCTTTACCAACATTCGCATCACTGCTGTCTTTTGTCACTTACGCTCTGTCGGATCATAGCCTGTCCCCGGATCGCATTTTTGCGTCCTTGGCATTGTTCAATGTGCTTCGCATGCCACTCATCATGCTCAACCTGACTATCACACAGATGACCGATGCCTGGACTGCTATGAACCGAATCCAGGAGTTCCTTCAGGCCGAGGAAAAGTCTGACCCAGTCGAATGGGACACAGGCATGGACAAGGCTATTGAGGTCGAACATGCTT
The Aspergillus fumigatus Af293 chromosome 4, whole genome shotgun sequence DNA segment above includes these coding regions:
- the gpi10 gene encoding putative glycosylphosphatidylinositol-alpha 1,2 mannosyltransferase, coding for MSSSRRRKSFTSSSSSSSPSFHSPPPTSRLRPRSPPSSNTKTSPTSTTPLATNILLSLIAFRLVNAFTVRTFFQPDEFFQSLEPAWQIAFGENQGAWITWEWRHQLRSSIHPLLFAAVYSAADVVAQLLRLSLASRADLLVAAPKTAQAVIAGLGDFYTWKLARYVYGARSYEAWATLALTVVSPWQWFCSTRTLSNCLETTITIVALYLWPWSWSFETPVRKKATRAASRERAQRGPEGSDSLQRLRQCLSLAAVACILRPTNILIWMGLASVAWFRTSWDRRAILVREVLLCGCAVLGLSCVVDRLFYGSWTFPPLRFLYFNIAQSLAVFYGRNDWHYYVSQGFPLLLTTALPFALVGLYRALAQVRTFGLGHLQSLVQAQLALICVIMPFVLSLVSHKEVRFIYPLLPSLHILSAPPLVDYFLPAVIRSSRSYTPRRLTLIFLLLVNIVIALYTTIYHASGPSNILSYLRQQHELHAPAAQTPSNLRPSVKDPSPHGITAGFLMPCHSTPWRSHLIYPTIHAWALTCEPPVDQTAAQKATYIDEADQFYANPARFLREHMAGGLRHISRKPSYLSAQPRPQHPSTTSTNDASHEWPDYLIFFAQLEPTLQSLLRASSYAECYRTFNTAWHDDWRRKGDIVAWCLDPAEQQAWRSATRQRDLENRERQFDRIIESFRKEASGKRDGKLSPFRRWFSSSSSVAPSSSLSLSWPTSWRWPWGQRKRTAWLGVQIPQWTRTRPSWTAWGGDWFGGWRQKKKTKKLLERDLWS
- the car2 gene encoding ornithine-oxo-acid transaminase, which gives rise to MSANGTSFYHASSTQEAIQAEKEFAAHNYHPLPVVFARAQGTSVWDPEGRHYLDFLSAYSAVNQGHCHPKLVAALVDQASRLTLSSRAFYNDVFPRFAEFVTKYFGFDMVLPMNTGAEAVETGIKIARKWGYKVKGIPENQAVVLSAENNFHGRTFAAISLSCDPESRENYGPYLPGIGCTIPGTDKPLKYNDKAALREAFENAGPNLAAFLVEPIQGEAGIVVPDDDYLREARALCDKHNVLLICDEIQTGIARTGKLLCHEWSGIKPDLVLLGKAISGGMYPVSCVLGRKDVMLTIEPGTHGSTYGGNPLGCAVAIRALEVIQEEHMVERAEKLGHVLRKGLEAIRSPIIQTVRGKGLLNAIVIDESKTNGHTAWDLCMLMKEKGLLAKPTHQNIIRLAPPLVITEEEIQKAVKIIAEAVSELPNLKGEAEDKVIPSPEKNVKISLDN